The Haloplanus natans DSM 17983 DNA segment TGTGTCTCGCGTGCTCGGCCGAGATTATCGAGGGCGAGGTGACTCAGCCGGCCGCACGGGCGCTGACCGAGGACGAGGCCGCGTCGTACGCCCTGACCTGCATGGCCCGCCCGCAGAGCGACCTCAAACTCCACCGCGGCAAGTATCCGCCGAGCATCGAGGACGCGAAGGCGGCGGCCACCGCCGCGGACGACGATTGATGGACGCCGACGGTCTCCGGGCGGCGGTCGAAGCCGAACACGCCGACGCGCTCTCCCTGCTCGGCTCGCCGGAGCTACTGGTGGCGCTCTCCGGCGACGACGACCCCGATCCGGCTGCGCTGTTGGGCGCCGCCGCCGACAGCGAGTACGCCGCCCGGGAGACGTTTCGCGAGTGGGCGGCCGATGCGGCCGACCCCGACCTCCACGAGACGTTCGCCGCGGTGGCCGACCAGGAGGCGGACCACCTCCGGCGGGTTCGTGCCGCGATGGACGACCCCAGCGATGGGGGCGCCGAACGCGCCGGCCCGATGCACGCCTACCTCCGGGGTCGCGAGGAACCGATCCAGCAAGTCGCCGCCGGGATGGTCGGCCGGACGCTGGTAAGCCTGCGCACCCACGAACGCCTGCTCGAGTTCTTCGCGGCCGACCCCGATCGCGCCGCGCTCTTTCGTGACCTGCGCGACGAGACGGCGGCCTGTCTCGACGACGGCCTCGCGACTCTCGACGCCCGGGCCGAGGGCGACGACTGGGCGGCGGCCGAGGCCGTCGCCGGCTACACCGTCCGTCTCGCGGCCGACGACCTTCGGGACGCCCTGCGGGACCGATAGACCGTCTGGCACTGCGTCAGAACCCGTTCGGCGCTGTGTGCACGCCGCGCATTGCCGTGGTACCTTTTTTGATGTCGCACCCCTGTTCGTGGTATGAAGTCACGACACACACGGCGTGGGATGCTGGCGCTCGGCGTGGGTGTCACCGGCGCGCTGGCGGGCTGTCTCGGCGGCCTGGGTCCGGGATCTACGTCACCCTCCCCGACGCCGTCCCGGAGTGCCGACGCCCGGGTGGCGCCCCCGGCCGCCGACCGCGCCCCGGTCGTCCCACACGACGCGGGCCGCCTCCGCGAGGCGACGGTTTCGGGTGGGGTGCCCAAGGACGGCATCCCAGCCGTCGACGACCCAACCGTCGTCGACGCCGACGCCGCGACCTTCCTGCGCGACGACGACCTGGTGTTCGGCGTCGTCGCCGGCGGGACGGTCCGGGCCTACCCACGGAAGATCCTCGTCCACCACGAAATCGTCAACGACCGCCTTGACGGGACGCCGGTGAGTGTTACCTACTGCCCGCTCACCGGCACGATCCTGGGATTCGAGCGCGGGGAGACCACCTTCGGCGTCTCCGGGAATCTCGTCAACAGCAACCTCATCATGTACGACCGCGCGACCGACAGCCGGTGGCCACAGGTGCTCGCGACGGCTATCGACGGCTCACTCGCCGGGCAGGCGCTCCGGGAGTTCGACCTCGTCTGGACCTCCTGGGGTCGGTGGCGACGCCGCCATCCCGACACCGAAGTGCTCTCCGAGGAGACCGGCTACGTCCGTAACTACGGCGTCGATCCGTACGGCTCCTACGCCCCGAAGCGCGGCTACTACGCCCGCCAGGCCACCATGTTCGACCCGCTCGTGACCGACGACCGCCTCGAGCCAAAGACCGTCGTCCTCGGCGTCCGTACCGGGACGGGCGCGACGGCGGTCCAGATGGCGTGGCTCGCGAGGGAGGGCGTCGTCGACACCGCCGTCGGCGACGACCGCTTCGTCTTCGTCCACGACCCGGCGCTCGATTCCGGCTACGCCTACCGCGCCCCGGCCGGAGCGACCGCCGAGGCGACGGGTGACGGCGCCCTCGTCGTCGACGGCGAGCGCTACGCCCCCGGTTCCCTCCCGTTCGACCGCGCCCACGGCGTCGAGGCGATGTGGTTCGCGTGGGCGGGCTTTTACCCCAACACCGAGCTCCATGCCTATCCCTGATCGTCGCCGTCGGACGGTCCGGACGGTGACCGCCGCCCTCCGGCGCCGCGACGGGCGGGCGGCGTTTCTGGTCGGTGTCGCCGGCTACCTCCCGCTCTATCTCGCCGCTATCGGCCACCTCGCGCTCGGCGGCCGGGGGTGGGCCGTGCGCGTCGTCGACGACCCGTTCACCCGGGCGCTCCGCCGCACGCGGCCGTTCTCGTTCGAACCCGTCGCCCGGGTCGTCGCCGAGCCGATCAGCCTCCTCGTCTCGCCGCTGGACGTGACCGTGGCGTTCGTCCTCGCCGTACTGGTGGGGGCAAACCTCGCCGTCGCCGTGGTGGTGTGGCGGTCGCCGGCGACCTGTGGCGTCGGGGAGTCCGCCGGCCTGCTAGCGGGCGTTCCCGCGCTCCTCACGGGCGCGGCCTGCTGTGGGTCGGCGGCGCTGTTTGCCGTCGGCGTGAGCGCGAGCGGGGCGCTCCTGACCGTCGTCGGGTACGCGACGCCGGCGACGGCGCTGTTGCTCGGTGGCAGCCTGGTTCTCGCCGCCCGGTCGCTCGACGCGAACGCGGTCAGGAGCGGCGGCTGACTTCCGGCGGCTCGCTGGCGGCGTCGAGCCCCGACGAGCGGTAGTTGTGGATGGTCGCCGAGATGGCAAAGAGGCCGACGACGAACGTCAGCCAGAGGAGTGGCGAGACGGCGCGAAACGGCGGGAGTTCGAGCCAGACGGCGGCGACGATGCCGACGGCCACCGCCGAGAGGCCGAGGTAGTACTGGTCCCACGACAGCTGCTCCTCGCCGACGACTTCGAGGTAGATGTCCATCTCGCCGACGACGTTGGTGGGATGGACCCGGCCGCTCTCGCGGTCGAAACTGATCAGCCCAGTCCGCTCCAGTTTGGGGAGGTGTGACTGCTGGAGCGCCGTGTAGACGCGTTTTCGCTCCGTCGGTGTCACCTCGGGAACGGTGCAGTCGTTCTCCCAGGCGGCGATCTGTTCGGCGAGCGAGCCGATGGTCGCCGCATCGTCGTCGAGCAGGGCGTACAGCGCGTACCGACGCCGG contains these protein-coding regions:
- a CDS encoding 2Fe-2S iron-sulfur cluster-binding protein, whose protein sequence is MTDYTVEFVGTGETIQVPETRTILSACLDAGIAQEYSCRVGMCLACSAEIIEGEVTQPAARALTEDEAASYALTCMARPQSDLKLHRGKYPPSIEDAKAAATAADDD
- a CDS encoding ferritin family protein, whose product is MDADGLRAAVEAEHADALSLLGSPELLVALSGDDDPDPAALLGAAADSEYAARETFREWAADAADPDLHETFAAVADQEADHLRRVRAAMDDPSDGGAERAGPMHAYLRGREEPIQQVAAGMVGRTLVSLRTHERLLEFFAADPDRAALFRDLRDETAACLDDGLATLDARAEGDDWAAAEAVAGYTVRLAADDLRDALRDR
- a CDS encoding DUF3179 domain-containing protein; this encodes MKSRHTRRGMLALGVGVTGALAGCLGGLGPGSTSPSPTPSRSADARVAPPAADRAPVVPHDAGRLREATVSGGVPKDGIPAVDDPTVVDADAATFLRDDDLVFGVVAGGTVRAYPRKILVHHEIVNDRLDGTPVSVTYCPLTGTILGFERGETTFGVSGNLVNSNLIMYDRATDSRWPQVLATAIDGSLAGQALREFDLVWTSWGRWRRRHPDTEVLSEETGYVRNYGVDPYGSYAPKRGYYARQATMFDPLVTDDRLEPKTVVLGVRTGTGATAVQMAWLAREGVVDTAVGDDRFVFVHDPALDSGYAYRAPAGATAEATGDGALVVDGERYAPGSLPFDRAHGVEAMWFAWAGFYPNTELHAYP
- a CDS encoding DUF7344 domain-containing protein, giving the protein MSNQTGTAPPSDPDTSAEETDRPTEPTEQEVFDILSNRRRRYALYALLDDDAATIGSLAEQIAAWENDCTVPEVTPTERKRVYTALQQSHLPKLERTGLISFDRESGRVHPTNVVGEMDIYLEVVGEEQLSWDQYYLGLSAVAVGIVAAVWLELPPFRAVSPLLWLTFVVGLFAISATIHNYRSSGLDAASEPPEVSRRS